In Strigops habroptila isolate Jane chromosome 7, bStrHab1.2.pri, whole genome shotgun sequence, the following are encoded in one genomic region:
- the LOC115610814 gene encoding coagulation factor XI-like isoform X2, with amino-acid sequence MGTECVTQIYEDTYFQGGDLTTVFTPSANYCQVVCTYHPTCLLFTYLPATWTKEPAKRFSCYLKDSETEMLPKVDMEGAMSGHSLKQCDVQISACSPDVLIGLDMEGQIYDVTMTDSYQQCQKRCTNDNRCNFFTYASETFHDASLRKKCFLKHTNVGTPTSIKVLDEVVSGFSLKPCQLSEIDCQMDIFEDQEFSGMNITSFFTPDISVCQTICTYFPKCLFFTFFTREWQIKSQRNLCVLKTSTSGIPEALISRENAVSGFGLLNCRRSFPACNSRTYMHMNFLGDELNVTYTKGHRACQQVCTDVIRCQFFTYYPLQDSCNEERKCKCHLRMSLNGSPVEIVHGPGRISGYSLRLCKKKSSTVCMQHSARTIRIVGGTDSSPGEWPWQVSLHVKLSRQRHLCGGSIISSQWILTAAHCVMSLENPNIWRVYAGILKQSEIKEDTPFFKVEEIIVHPQYKYAQTGYDIALMKLDKPMNFTDLQLPICLPSKEDSNILYNDCWVIGWGYRKEKGRVQDILQKATVPLMSKEECQARYRKHRIGDKVICAGYDEGGRDACKGDSGGPLSCKHEEVWYLVGITSWGEGCARRRQPGVYTKVAEYSDWILEKTT; translated from the exons ATGGGAACAG AATGTGTGACTCAGATCTATGAAGATACATACTTCCAAGGAGGAGATCTCACTACAGTTTTTACACCAAGTGCCAATTACTGCCAAGTAGTGTGTACTTACCATCCTACCTGTCTGCTCTTCACGTATTTGCCAGCGACATGGACTAAAGAGCCTGCAAAAAG GTTTTCCTGCTACTTAAAagacagtgaaacagaaatgctgccGAAAGTGGATATGGAAGGAGCTATGTCTGGACATTCCTTAAAACAGTGTGATGTCCAAATTAGTG cttGCAGCCCAGATGTCCTCATAGGACTGGATATGGAAGGGCAAATTTATGATGTTACAATGACTGACAGCTACCAACAGTGTCAAAAAAGATGTACCAATGACAATCgttgtaatttttttacatatgCCTCAGAAACATTTCATGATGCAAGCCTTCG TAAAAAATGCTTCTTGAAACATACCAATGTAGGAACTCCAACCAGCATAAAGGTGCTTGATGAGGTTGTGTCTGGATTCTCTTTAAAGCCATGCCAGCTTTCTGAAATAG ATTGTCAAATGGACATTTTTGAAGATCAAGAATTTTCAGGAATGAATATTACAAGTTTTTTCACTCCTGATATCTCTGTCTGCCAAACTATTTGTACATATTTTCCAAAGTGCTTGTTCTTCACATTCTTTACCAGGGAATGGCAAATAAAATCGCAAAG aaatctTTGTGTTCTGAAGACATCAACAAGTGGGATACCAGAAGCGCTTATATCACGAGAAAATGCTGTATCAGGCTTTGGTCTCCTAAATTGCAGAAGATCATTTCCtg CCTGCAATTCTCGCACATATATGCATATGAATTTTTTGGGTGATGAACTCAATGTCACTTACACTAAAGGACACAGAGCCTGTCAGCAGGTTTGCACAGATGTGATCCGCTGCCAATTTTTTACCTACTATCCCCTGCAAGATTCATGCAATGAGGAAAG AAAGTGCAAGTGTCACCTAAGGATGTCCTTGAATGGATCTCCAGTGGAAATAGTACATGGGCCAGGAAGGATCTCTGGATACTCACTAAggttatgtaaaaaaaaatctagtacTG TGTGTATGCAACATTCTGCAAGAACTATTAGGATTGTTGGAGGGACAGACTCTTCCCCTGGTGAATGGCCATGGCAAGTCAGCTTGCACGTGAAGTTGTCTCGTCAGAGACACCTCTGCGGGGGCTCTATCATCAGCAGCCAGTGGATTCTTACAGCTGCTCACTGCGTCATGAG TCTTGAGAATCCCAACATTTGGCGTGTTTATgctggtattttaaaacaatcagaaataaaagaggatACGCCCTTCTTCAAAGTGGAAGAGATTATTGTTCATCCTCAGTATAAATACGCACAGACTGGATATGACATTGCTTTAATGAAACTTGATAAGCCTATGAATTTTACTG aTCTTCAACTACCTATTTGCCTGCCATCAAAAGAAGACAGTAACATACTTTATAATGACTGTTGGGTAATTGGATGGggttacagaaaagaaaaag GTCGTGTACAAGATATTCTTCAGAAGGCTACTGTTCCCCTCATGTCGAAAGAGGAATGCCAGGCAAGGTACCGGAAACACAGAATCGGGGACAAAGTAATCTGTGCTGGCTATGATGAAGGTGGAAGGGATGCTTGTAAG GGAGATTCAGGAGGGCCGCTGTCATGCAAGCACGAGGAGGTGTGGTATCTGGTGGGCATCACCAGCTGGGGTGAAGGGTGTGCTCGCCGCAGGCAGCCGGGTGTCTACACAAAAGTTGCTGAGTATTCAGACTGGATTTTAGAAAAAACTACATAG
- the LOC115610814 gene encoding coagulation factor XI-like isoform X1 has product MFRMIGIYQTSYFIFLFASVYSECVTQIYEDTYFQGGDLTTVFTPSANYCQVVCTYHPTCLLFTYLPATWTKEPAKRFSCYLKDSETEMLPKVDMEGAMSGHSLKQCDVQISACSPDVLIGLDMEGQIYDVTMTDSYQQCQKRCTNDNRCNFFTYASETFHDASLRKKCFLKHTNVGTPTSIKVLDEVVSGFSLKPCQLSEIDCQMDIFEDQEFSGMNITSFFTPDISVCQTICTYFPKCLFFTFFTREWQIKSQRNLCVLKTSTSGIPEALISRENAVSGFGLLNCRRSFPACNSRTYMHMNFLGDELNVTYTKGHRACQQVCTDVIRCQFFTYYPLQDSCNEERKCKCHLRMSLNGSPVEIVHGPGRISGYSLRLCKKKSSTVCMQHSARTIRIVGGTDSSPGEWPWQVSLHVKLSRQRHLCGGSIISSQWILTAAHCVMSLENPNIWRVYAGILKQSEIKEDTPFFKVEEIIVHPQYKYAQTGYDIALMKLDKPMNFTDLQLPICLPSKEDSNILYNDCWVIGWGYRKEKGRVQDILQKATVPLMSKEECQARYRKHRIGDKVICAGYDEGGRDACKGDSGGPLSCKHEEVWYLVGITSWGEGCARRRQPGVYTKVAEYSDWILEKTT; this is encoded by the exons ATGTTCAG GATGATTGGGATTTATCAGacttcttatttcattttcttatttgcttctgtttaCAGTG AATGTGTGACTCAGATCTATGAAGATACATACTTCCAAGGAGGAGATCTCACTACAGTTTTTACACCAAGTGCCAATTACTGCCAAGTAGTGTGTACTTACCATCCTACCTGTCTGCTCTTCACGTATTTGCCAGCGACATGGACTAAAGAGCCTGCAAAAAG GTTTTCCTGCTACTTAAAagacagtgaaacagaaatgctgccGAAAGTGGATATGGAAGGAGCTATGTCTGGACATTCCTTAAAACAGTGTGATGTCCAAATTAGTG cttGCAGCCCAGATGTCCTCATAGGACTGGATATGGAAGGGCAAATTTATGATGTTACAATGACTGACAGCTACCAACAGTGTCAAAAAAGATGTACCAATGACAATCgttgtaatttttttacatatgCCTCAGAAACATTTCATGATGCAAGCCTTCG TAAAAAATGCTTCTTGAAACATACCAATGTAGGAACTCCAACCAGCATAAAGGTGCTTGATGAGGTTGTGTCTGGATTCTCTTTAAAGCCATGCCAGCTTTCTGAAATAG ATTGTCAAATGGACATTTTTGAAGATCAAGAATTTTCAGGAATGAATATTACAAGTTTTTTCACTCCTGATATCTCTGTCTGCCAAACTATTTGTACATATTTTCCAAAGTGCTTGTTCTTCACATTCTTTACCAGGGAATGGCAAATAAAATCGCAAAG aaatctTTGTGTTCTGAAGACATCAACAAGTGGGATACCAGAAGCGCTTATATCACGAGAAAATGCTGTATCAGGCTTTGGTCTCCTAAATTGCAGAAGATCATTTCCtg CCTGCAATTCTCGCACATATATGCATATGAATTTTTTGGGTGATGAACTCAATGTCACTTACACTAAAGGACACAGAGCCTGTCAGCAGGTTTGCACAGATGTGATCCGCTGCCAATTTTTTACCTACTATCCCCTGCAAGATTCATGCAATGAGGAAAG AAAGTGCAAGTGTCACCTAAGGATGTCCTTGAATGGATCTCCAGTGGAAATAGTACATGGGCCAGGAAGGATCTCTGGATACTCACTAAggttatgtaaaaaaaaatctagtacTG TGTGTATGCAACATTCTGCAAGAACTATTAGGATTGTTGGAGGGACAGACTCTTCCCCTGGTGAATGGCCATGGCAAGTCAGCTTGCACGTGAAGTTGTCTCGTCAGAGACACCTCTGCGGGGGCTCTATCATCAGCAGCCAGTGGATTCTTACAGCTGCTCACTGCGTCATGAG TCTTGAGAATCCCAACATTTGGCGTGTTTATgctggtattttaaaacaatcagaaataaaagaggatACGCCCTTCTTCAAAGTGGAAGAGATTATTGTTCATCCTCAGTATAAATACGCACAGACTGGATATGACATTGCTTTAATGAAACTTGATAAGCCTATGAATTTTACTG aTCTTCAACTACCTATTTGCCTGCCATCAAAAGAAGACAGTAACATACTTTATAATGACTGTTGGGTAATTGGATGGggttacagaaaagaaaaag GTCGTGTACAAGATATTCTTCAGAAGGCTACTGTTCCCCTCATGTCGAAAGAGGAATGCCAGGCAAGGTACCGGAAACACAGAATCGGGGACAAAGTAATCTGTGCTGGCTATGATGAAGGTGGAAGGGATGCTTGTAAG GGAGATTCAGGAGGGCCGCTGTCATGCAAGCACGAGGAGGTGTGGTATCTGGTGGGCATCACCAGCTGGGGTGAAGGGTGTGCTCGCCGCAGGCAGCCGGGTGTCTACACAAAAGTTGCTGAGTATTCAGACTGGATTTTAGAAAAAACTACATAG
- the LOC115610814 gene encoding plasma kallikrein-like isoform X3: MFRMIGIYQTSYFIFLFASVYSECVTQIYEDTYFQGGDLTTVFTPSANYCQVVCTYHPTCLLFTYLPATWTKEPAKRFSCYLKDSETEMLPKVDMEGAMSGHSLKQCDVQISACSPDVLIGLDMEGQIYDVTMTDSYQQCQKRCTNDNRCNFFTYASETFHDASLRLSNGHF; the protein is encoded by the exons ATGTTCAG GATGATTGGGATTTATCAGacttcttatttcattttcttatttgcttctgtttaCAGTG AATGTGTGACTCAGATCTATGAAGATACATACTTCCAAGGAGGAGATCTCACTACAGTTTTTACACCAAGTGCCAATTACTGCCAAGTAGTGTGTACTTACCATCCTACCTGTCTGCTCTTCACGTATTTGCCAGCGACATGGACTAAAGAGCCTGCAAAAAG GTTTTCCTGCTACTTAAAagacagtgaaacagaaatgctgccGAAAGTGGATATGGAAGGAGCTATGTCTGGACATTCCTTAAAACAGTGTGATGTCCAAATTAGTG cttGCAGCCCAGATGTCCTCATAGGACTGGATATGGAAGGGCAAATTTATGATGTTACAATGACTGACAGCTACCAACAGTGTCAAAAAAGATGTACCAATGACAATCgttgtaatttttttacatatgCCTCAGAAACATTTCATGATGCAAGCCTTCG ATTGTCAAATGGACATTTTTGA